One part of the Mobula birostris isolate sMobBir1 unplaced genomic scaffold, sMobBir1.hap1 scaffold_319, whole genome shotgun sequence genome encodes these proteins:
- the LOC140192945 gene encoding ATP-sensitive inward rectifier potassium channel 10-like — translation MSSAKVFSSQETQTDSQPLLRQMRARGRVMNKDGRSNVRLVHVSGWGYLYLKDLWTTFVDLKWRYKLALFCTSFAGTWFAFGLAWYAVALVHGDLEGELPPVNHTLCVENMRSLTAAFLFSLESQTTIGYGYRYISEQCPAAVLLLVAQLLLTTLLEVFVTGTFLAKAARPKKRAAGVRFSRQAVVSARNGRLSLQVRVANVRPSLLLGCSVSGKLLRAVPARPGEAVHLCQADVPFRLDAGTESPFLLLPLTFYHAIDDTSPLAPAALRQGREPEPDGGFELLVILSGTVESTSALCQARTSYLPEEILWGYEFCPVVSVSAGGKYVADLAGFDRVARVPGLEGHAEGAGMGEKARLEEELRRVGEKEGGSRNVKISNV, via the coding sequence ATGTCCTCAGCCAAGGTGTTCTCGAGCCAGGAGACGCAGACGGACAGCCAGCCACTGCTGAGGCAAATGCGGGCCCGGGGCCGGGTGATGAACAAGGACGGCCGCAGCAATGTGCGGCTGGTGCACGTCAGCGGCTGGGGCTACCTCTACCTCAAGGACTTGTGGACCACCTTCGTTGACCTCAAGTGGCGCTACAAGCTGGCCCTCTTCTGCACCAGCTTCGCCGGCACCTGGTTCGCCTTTGGCCTGGCTTGGTACGCTGTGGCCCTGGTACATGGTGATTTGGAGGGCGAACTGCCTCCGGTAAACCACACTCTGTGCGTGGAAAACATGCGGAGTCTGACGGCCGCCTTCCTCTTCTCACTCGAGTCGCAGACCACCATCGGCTACGGCTACCGCTACATCTCGGAGCAGTGCCCGGCCGCAGTCCTGCTGCTGGTGGCCCAGCTGTTACTCACCACCCTGCTGGAGGTCTTTGTCACTGGCACCTTCCTGGCGAAGGCAGCGCGCCCCAAGAAGCGGGCGGCGGGCGTGCGTTTCAGCCGCCAGGCAGTAGTCTCGGCCCGCAATGGCCGTCTCTCACTGCAAGTGAGAGTGGCCAATGTGCGCCCCAGCCTCCTGCTGGGCTGCAGTGTGTCGGGGAAGCTGCTGCGGGCAGTGCCAGCCAGGCCCGGTGAGGCCGTGCACCTCTGCCAGGCCGACGTGCCCTTTCGGTTGGACGCGGGCACTGAAAGCCCCTTCCTGCTGCTGCCCCTAACCTTCTACCACGCCATCGACGATACCAGTCCACTGGCACCCGCCGCCCTACGCCAGGGACGGGAGCCTGAACCCGACGGTGGCTTTGAGCTGCTGGTCATCCTGAGTGGCACGGTGGAGTCCACCAGCGCCCTGTGCCAGGCACGCACCTCCTACCTGCCCGAGGAGATCCTGTGGGGCTACGAGTTCTGCCCCGTGGTCTCCGTCTCGGCTGGCGGCAAATACGTGGCCGACCTGGCTGGCTTTGACCGGGTGGCACGGGTGCCTGGCCTGGAGGGACATGCCGAGGGCGCGGGCATGGGTGAGAAGGCACGACTGGAGGAGGAGCTCaggagggtgggggagaaggaggggggaTCCCGCAATGTTAAGATCAGCAACgtctga
- the sdhc gene encoding succinate dehydrogenase cytochrome b560 subunit, mitochondrial isoform X1 produces MTYFGSDAVPRKMALLWRLVGRSRLSSPLSPATLLIRFSRAGSTAQREMDRFWQKNQQLNRPLSPHITIYRWSLPMAMSVMHRGTGAALSTGVSLFALAALLLPGDFPSYLEVVRSLQLGPELIGAAKFCISFPLAYHTWNGVRHLAWDTARALKMPQVESSGYLVLTLTLATCLTLALM; encoded by the exons gTTGGTTGGCCGCAGCCGCCTGAGCTCACCACTCTCTCCTGCTACCCTTCTCATCAG GTTCTCTCGAGCAGGTTCCACAGCCCAGCGGGAGATGGATCGATTCTGGCAGAAGAACCAGCAGCTGAACAGGCCGCTGTCCCCCCACATCACCATCTACAG GTGGTCCCTGCCCATGGCCATGTCAGTGATGCATCGGGGCACAGGGGCTGCCCTCAGTACAG GAGTTTCTCTCTTTGCCTTGGCTGCCTTGCTGCTGCCCGGTGACTTCCCCAGTTACCTAGAAGTTGTGCGCAGCCTGCAGCTCGGCCCAGAGCTGATCGGAGCCGCCAAGTTCTGCATCTCCTTCCCCCTGGCCTACCACACCTGGAATGGAGTGAGACACCTG GCCTGGGACACGGCCCGTGCTCTGAAGATGCCACAGGTGGAGAGTTCGGGGTACCTTGTCCTCACGCTGACCCTGGCCACCTGCCTGACACTGGCCTTGATGTGA